A single genomic interval of Lewinellaceae bacterium harbors:
- the paaZ gene encoding phenylacetic acid degradation bifunctional protein PaaZ, which produces MSDKLHNYILGQWAPHDGEGIPQYDAITGELIATCGSEGLDYADMMRYARQVGGPNLRQMTFRERGLMLKKLALHLYDIRKKYYATSYRTGATKGDSWIDIDGGIGTLFAYASLRKQFPDKPFYVDGDPVNLSKEGTFIGHHIMVPKHGVAIHINAFNFPIWGMLEKLSVNLLAGVPAIVKPSELTSFLTEAMVRDIAGSGILPEGALQLVCGSGHGILESVTSQDVVTFTGSASTGRMLKSLPQIIENAVPFNMEADSLNAAVLGEDAEPGKPTFDLFIKEVRREMTVKCGQKCTAIRRIIVPDEMVEDVQLALSRELQNTTIGDPGVDGVRMGALVSRSQVEEVRRRVQELAGESRIVYGDLDNFEVTGAEKDKGAFFSPILLVNDDPFNKQNTHHIEAFGPVSTILPYKKISEAIELANMGKGSLVSTIATANERIARNYVMGAAPYHGRILILNQLSAKESTGHGSPMPMLTHGGPGRAGGGEEMGGLRGVKHYLQRTAIQGHPTFITAVTDVYQAGARYKEKDIHPFRQHFEDLEIGETLITAKHTVTEADIINFANVSGDHFYAHVDSTSLEGTIFERRVAHGYYILSKAAGLFVDGRKGPVLLNYGIEEFRFTKPVYAGMTIGVRFSCKEKIAQEKRDEEDVRKGVVKWLVDVYDETGETVAIGTILTMVRMREQGGMERG; this is translated from the coding sequence ATGTCTGATAAACTTCACAACTACATCCTTGGCCAGTGGGCCCCCCACGACGGCGAAGGCATCCCCCAATACGACGCCATTACAGGGGAATTGATCGCCACCTGTGGCAGCGAAGGCCTCGACTACGCCGACATGATGCGCTACGCCCGCCAGGTAGGCGGCCCCAACCTCCGGCAGATGACTTTCCGGGAGCGGGGGCTGATGCTCAAAAAACTGGCCCTGCACCTCTACGATATTCGAAAAAAATACTATGCGACAAGTTACCGCACCGGTGCCACCAAGGGCGACAGCTGGATCGATATCGACGGGGGCATCGGCACGCTATTCGCCTACGCCAGCCTGCGCAAGCAATTTCCGGATAAGCCGTTTTACGTCGACGGCGACCCGGTCAACCTGTCGAAAGAAGGCACCTTCATCGGCCACCACATCATGGTGCCGAAGCACGGCGTTGCCATCCACATCAATGCCTTCAACTTCCCCATCTGGGGCATGCTGGAGAAGTTGTCCGTCAACTTGCTGGCGGGCGTGCCGGCCATCGTGAAACCTTCCGAGCTGACCTCCTTCCTTACCGAGGCCATGGTTAGGGACATCGCCGGTTCCGGGATACTGCCGGAAGGAGCGCTGCAATTGGTGTGCGGCAGCGGCCACGGCATTCTCGAATCCGTTACTTCTCAGGATGTAGTCACCTTTACCGGCTCTGCTTCTACGGGGCGGATGCTCAAGAGCCTCCCGCAGATCATCGAAAACGCCGTGCCGTTCAACATGGAGGCCGACAGCCTCAACGCCGCCGTTTTGGGCGAAGACGCCGAACCGGGCAAGCCTACCTTCGACCTGTTCATCAAGGAAGTGCGGCGGGAGATGACCGTCAAGTGCGGGCAGAAGTGCACGGCTATCCGCCGCATCATTGTTCCCGATGAAATGGTGGAGGATGTGCAGTTGGCCCTGAGCCGTGAACTGCAAAACACCACCATCGGCGACCCCGGCGTGGACGGCGTCCGCATGGGCGCGCTGGTAAGCCGCAGCCAGGTGGAGGAGGTGCGCCGCCGGGTACAGGAACTGGCAGGCGAGAGCCGGATCGTATACGGCGACCTGGACAATTTCGAGGTCACTGGCGCGGAAAAGGATAAGGGGGCTTTCTTTTCGCCCATCCTTTTAGTCAACGACGACCCTTTCAACAAACAAAATACCCACCACATCGAAGCTTTCGGCCCGGTGAGCACCATCCTGCCCTACAAAAAGATAAGCGAGGCCATCGAGCTGGCCAATATGGGCAAAGGCTCGCTGGTAAGCACCATCGCCACTGCCAACGAGCGCATTGCCCGCAATTACGTGATGGGCGCGGCGCCCTACCACGGCCGCATCCTCATCCTTAACCAACTGAGCGCGAAGGAAAGCACGGGCCACGGCTCGCCCATGCCCATGCTTACCCACGGCGGCCCGGGCCGGGCCGGCGGAGGCGAAGAGATGGGCGGCCTGCGCGGCGTCAAGCACTACCTGCAACGCACGGCTATTCAGGGCCATCCTACCTTTATCACTGCCGTCACGGATGTTTATCAGGCGGGCGCCCGCTACAAAGAGAAGGACATCCATCCCTTCCGGCAGCACTTCGAAGACCTGGAGATCGGCGAGACGCTCATCACGGCCAAACATACCGTAACCGAGGCGGATATCATCAACTTCGCCAATGTGAGCGGCGATCATTTTTATGCGCACGTGGATTCGACTTCCCTGGAGGGCACCATCTTCGAGCGCCGGGTGGCTCATGGGTACTACATCCTGTCGAAAGCCGCCGGCTTGTTTGTCGACGGCCGCAAAGGGCCGGTATTGCTGAATTACGGCATCGAGGAGTTTCGCTTCACCAAACCGGTGTACGCCGGCATGACGATCGGCGTGCGGTTCAGTTGCAAGGAAAAGATCGCCCAGGAGAAGCGCGACGAGGAGGATGTGCGCAAGGGGGTCGTCAAATGGCTGGTGGATGTGTATGATGAGACGGGGGAGACGGTGGCGATCGGGACGATATTGACGATGGTGAGGATGCGGGAGCAGGGGGGGATGGAACGCGGATGA
- a CDS encoding DUF2480 family protein: MSTTDKPLVNKIAASGLITLKLEEFFPKAEIAKLDLKAYLFRELLLKEKDFREAMEAHDWEQYEGKILLVYCSTDAILPLWAFMLVASYAAPYAADVFQGEEKDYYLAYYTKTLAALDIEKYRDERIIIKGCTDNKPIPANAYLELTKRLRPLAKSIMYGEPCSTVPIYKKPR; the protein is encoded by the coding sequence ATGAGCACCACCGACAAACCATTGGTCAACAAAATCGCTGCCAGCGGGCTGATTACCCTCAAGCTGGAAGAGTTTTTCCCCAAAGCAGAGATCGCCAAACTGGACCTCAAGGCCTATCTTTTTCGGGAACTGCTTCTAAAAGAAAAGGACTTCCGCGAAGCCATGGAAGCCCACGACTGGGAACAGTACGAGGGGAAAATCCTCCTGGTGTACTGCTCCACCGACGCTATCCTGCCTTTATGGGCCTTCATGCTGGTGGCTTCCTACGCCGCTCCCTACGCCGCCGATGTCTTCCAGGGCGAAGAAAAGGACTATTACCTGGCCTATTACACCAAAACCCTGGCGGCGCTGGATATCGAAAAATACCGGGACGAACGCATCATCATCAAAGGCTGCACCGACAACAAACCCATACCCGCCAACGCTTATCTGGAGTTGACGAAACGCCTGCGGCCGCTGGCCAAAAGCATCATGTACGGAGAGCCGTGTTCGACGGTGCCGATTTATAAGAAACCAAGGTAG
- a CDS encoding T9SS type A sorting domain-containing protein, translating into MKYHPLPVSNTYRRFVALAGKVQRLLEQGEFQKLSAQQQQQLADKLMAFYRRLSAVFSQKRLRRILASAALLLGLGGGAAQAQQFAAPVADPFGLSFDRLPLTAFADLDNDGDQDLLTIQYSESVPNFVYYENVGTAQAPAFGNPVFNPFGLATSNSLTTSHFVDIDDDGDLDLFAGTYGYGGEYLGALMFYENEGTAESPAFAPEQTNPFGLRPSNYQMVPVFADLDNDGDFDLLGTNYDYETERIAFQYQENTGSATDPQFSGVVDGPFGLSNFNLYVIIHALADLDMDGDIDLISGGGTISGLEAVIEYFENTGSPEAPEFAAPLVNPFGISFPEEAYLTVPTLVDIDDDGDLDLFTASYYYSEPGADEVHFSFFENTAVTNSAGETAPDSGFKAYPTLTAGVLNWQLNLTRTEPQLQMQAFSVDGRQVKQWRLEGLPGLQQGQLDVGALPAGVYQLRLSGGNGQLLGQERFVVR; encoded by the coding sequence ATGAAATACCATCCTTTACCTGTTTCCAACACTTACCGCCGCTTTGTGGCGTTGGCCGGAAAGGTGCAGCGCCTGCTGGAGCAAGGTGAGTTTCAAAAGCTGTCGGCGCAGCAGCAGCAACAACTGGCAGACAAGCTAATGGCCTTTTACCGGCGCTTGTCCGCCGTTTTTTCACAGAAGCGCCTTCGGCGTATCCTGGCGTCCGCAGCGCTCCTGTTGGGGTTGGGGGGAGGCGCGGCACAGGCCCAGCAATTTGCTGCTCCTGTTGCCGATCCATTTGGGCTGAGCTTCGACAGATTGCCCCTGACGGCCTTTGCTGATCTGGATAATGACGGCGACCAGGATTTGCTGACGATACAGTATTCAGAAAGCGTGCCGAATTTCGTGTATTATGAAAATGTGGGGACGGCACAGGCGCCTGCCTTCGGCAATCCTGTATTCAACCCCTTCGGCCTGGCCACCAGTAATTCTCTCACTACCTCGCACTTTGTAGACATCGACGATGATGGCGACCTCGACCTCTTTGCGGGTACCTATGGTTATGGGGGTGAATACCTGGGCGCATTGATGTTCTATGAAAATGAGGGTACGGCTGAGAGCCCGGCCTTTGCCCCTGAGCAGACCAATCCCTTTGGCCTCCGGCCTTCTAACTATCAGATGGTTCCCGTTTTCGCCGACCTGGATAATGATGGCGACTTTGACCTGCTGGGCACGAATTACGACTACGAGACGGAGAGGATAGCGTTTCAATATCAGGAGAATACCGGCAGCGCCACTGACCCGCAGTTCAGTGGGGTGGTGGATGGCCCTTTTGGGTTGTCCAACTTCAATCTATACGTCATCATTCATGCCCTTGCCGACCTGGATATGGACGGGGACATAGACCTGATATCCGGCGGAGGCACAATATCCGGCCTGGAGGCGGTTATCGAGTATTTCGAGAATACCGGCTCTCCGGAAGCTCCTGAATTTGCCGCTCCCCTTGTCAATCCATTTGGCATCAGCTTTCCGGAGGAGGCCTATCTGACGGTCCCTACGCTCGTTGATATCGACGATGATGGCGACCTGGATCTTTTTACAGCCAGCTATTACTACAGCGAGCCGGGGGCGGATGAGGTTCATTTCTCTTTCTTCGAAAATACGGCGGTGACAAACAGTGCCGGCGAAACCGCACCGGATTCTGGCTTTAAGGCATATCCTACCCTAACAGCAGGCGTTCTGAACTGGCAGCTGAATTTAACCCGTACAGAACCCCAACTGCAAATGCAGGCCTTTTCTGTCGATGGGCGCCAGGTGAAACAATGGCGCCTGGAGGGCCTGCCTGGCCTACAGCAGGGACAGCTAGACGTCGGTGCTCTGCCTGCGGGCGTTTATCAACTGCGCCTCAGCGGCGGCAATGGCCAGTTGCTGGGGCAGGAGCGCTTTGTAGTACGGTAG
- a CDS encoding toll/interleukin-1 receptor domain-containing protein gives MSFSDEMRELISKGKTEAALDQTAQWLQGRDDDLSNTLLLLQSQWNQNKRNERMGIVSSGDLSIARNRIIHGLLSILSDVEEMERNNPALNPIPPPTPEDNRIKVFISYAHKDREFVDRLNVHLAPLKREEIDQWDDSMILPGTTWNKKIERRLKEANIILLMISPDFINSEFIYESELPIALQRHREGAATVIPVILRPSLWDKEEFAGIQALPQGAHPISLWPNEDEAFLDVAKGLRQVVNTIRNNQES, from the coding sequence ATGTCGTTTTCCGATGAAATGCGCGAGCTGATCAGCAAAGGCAAAACCGAAGCCGCCCTGGACCAAACCGCTCAATGGCTGCAGGGGCGCGACGATGACCTTTCCAATACCTTGCTGCTCCTGCAAAGCCAGTGGAACCAGAACAAACGGAACGAGCGGATGGGCATTGTGTCCAGTGGCGACCTTAGCATAGCCCGCAACCGCATTATTCATGGCCTGCTCTCCATCCTGAGCGATGTGGAAGAGATGGAAAGGAATAACCCGGCTTTAAACCCAATTCCTCCTCCTACCCCTGAAGACAACCGCATTAAGGTGTTTATCAGCTATGCCCATAAGGATCGGGAATTTGTGGATAGGCTCAATGTGCACTTAGCTCCTTTGAAACGGGAGGAGATTGACCAGTGGGACGACTCCATGATCCTGCCTGGCACCACCTGGAATAAAAAGATCGAACGAAGACTTAAAGAAGCCAATATCATATTGCTGATGATCAGCCCGGATTTTATCAATTCGGAATTTATTTACGAAAGCGAACTGCCTATTGCACTACAGCGGCATCGGGAAGGAGCTGCCACTGTCATTCCGGTTATCCTCCGGCCTAGTCTTTGGGACAAAGAGGAGTTTGCAGGCATCCAAGCGTTACCTCAAGGCGCTCACCCTATTTCACTTTGGCCGAATGAAGACGAAGCTTTCTTGGATGTGGCTAAAGGACTGCGGCAAGTGGTGAATACAATTAGGAACAATCAGGAAAGTTAG
- a CDS encoding transferase hexapeptide repeat family protein, with product MIYEFKGFKPVIHETAFVHPQATVTGNVIIGAHVYIGPGAAIRGDWGEIIIEDGCNVQENCTLHMFPGVTVRLKKGAHIGHGAVIHGATIGRNALVGMNSVIMDNVSIGDECIIGALTFIKADERIPRRSMVVGNPGRIVKEVSDEMIEWKTQGTQLYQRLPKECHESLRPCHDPLREVPEDRPSQEALFQTWKEVQEGVAG from the coding sequence ATGATCTACGAGTTTAAGGGCTTCAAGCCCGTTATTCACGAAACTGCTTTCGTGCACCCTCAGGCCACCGTCACCGGCAATGTCATCATTGGCGCTCACGTTTACATCGGGCCCGGCGCAGCCATTCGCGGCGACTGGGGGGAGATCATCATCGAAGACGGTTGCAATGTGCAGGAAAACTGCACGCTCCACATGTTCCCGGGCGTCACGGTGCGCCTGAAGAAGGGCGCTCATATCGGCCATGGGGCGGTTATTCACGGCGCCACCATCGGCCGCAATGCCCTGGTCGGCATGAATTCGGTCATTATGGACAACGTTTCCATCGGCGACGAATGCATCATCGGCGCGCTCACTTTCATAAAAGCTGATGAACGCATTCCCCGGCGCAGCATGGTCGTGGGCAACCCCGGCCGCATCGTCAAAGAGGTGAGCGACGAGATGATCGAATGGAAAACGCAGGGCACGCAGCTCTACCAGAGGCTGCCGAAGGAATGCCACGAGTCGCTTCGCCCTTGCCATGACCCTCTGCGGGAAGTGCCCGAGGATCGCCCCAGCCAGGAGGCGCTCTTCCAAACCTGGAAAGAGGTGCAGGAAGGGGTGGCGGGTTAG
- a CDS encoding GxxExxY protein, translating to MLHSALSKEIIQSFYKVYNALGYGFLEKVYENAMMIEFRKRGLFAEQQKKIWVHYEEEVVGDYYADIIVENKVILELKASKELCEDHENQLLNYLKATDKELGFLLNYGKDPEFVRKIFSNQRKEWWISGGYK from the coding sequence ATGTTACACAGCGCACTTTCAAAAGAAATTATCCAGTCTTTTTACAAAGTTTACAACGCCTTGGGTTATGGCTTTCTCGAAAAGGTTTATGAGAATGCTATGATGATCGAGTTCAGAAAGCGAGGGCTTTTTGCGGAACAGCAAAAGAAAATATGGGTTCATTACGAAGAAGAAGTGGTGGGGGATTACTACGCCGACATCATCGTTGAGAATAAGGTCATCCTGGAGTTGAAGGCTTCAAAAGAGCTTTGCGAAGATCATGAAAACCAGCTCCTCAATTACCTGAAAGCTACTGATAAAGAATTAGGGTTCCTTTTGAATTATGGCAAAGATCCAGAATTTGTAAGAAAAATTTTCTCGAACCAGAGGAAAGAGTGGTGGATTTCAGGTGGCTATAAATAA
- a CDS encoding TIGR03032 family protein, producing the protein MSEKQPQTPAPAPFSCTYSPNIPELLQQLKCTLALSTYQAGKVVLLSSVDGERLVQLPRTFRKPMGIALEGARMAIATLDEAIVLSNSPELALHYPKKPATYDALFMPRATYYTGQVDIHDLEWGADGLYAVNTSFSCICRIDDNYSFTPAWKPPFISKLVHEDRCHLNGMAMAERRPKFATAFNTGDSRQSWREKITETGVLIDIHSNEIIARGLPMPHSPRLYDGGLFVLLSATGDLVKVDTDNGKAETVCRLDGFARGLCRCEDYVFIGLSRLRQNSSTFAKLPFAHRAQQAGIAVVHLPTGALSGIIRYQASVDEIYDVRALPGLRRPNILNPYEAQHRLGLSTPEATYWANPKTKQ; encoded by the coding sequence ATGAGTGAAAAACAACCCCAAACGCCAGCCCCGGCGCCGTTCAGCTGCACCTATTCTCCCAACATCCCCGAGTTGTTGCAGCAGTTGAAATGCACGCTGGCGCTGAGCACTTACCAGGCCGGCAAAGTAGTTTTGCTCAGTTCAGTCGATGGGGAACGGCTTGTTCAGCTGCCCCGCACGTTCCGCAAGCCCATGGGTATTGCCCTGGAGGGCGCCAGAATGGCCATCGCTACGCTCGATGAGGCGATCGTCTTGAGCAATTCGCCGGAACTGGCGCTGCACTATCCGAAAAAGCCGGCGACTTACGACGCGCTGTTTATGCCCCGCGCTACCTACTATACCGGGCAGGTCGATATCCACGATCTGGAATGGGGCGCCGACGGCCTCTACGCCGTTAATACCTCTTTTTCCTGCATCTGCCGAATCGATGACAATTACAGCTTCACTCCAGCCTGGAAGCCGCCCTTCATCAGCAAGCTGGTGCACGAAGACCGGTGCCACCTCAACGGCATGGCTATGGCGGAGAGGCGCCCTAAGTTTGCCACTGCTTTTAATACCGGCGACAGCAGGCAGAGCTGGCGGGAAAAAATCACTGAAACCGGTGTGCTGATAGATATTCACTCCAACGAGATTATCGCCCGAGGGTTGCCCATGCCGCATTCTCCCCGCCTCTACGACGGCGGCCTTTTCGTACTGCTTTCCGCCACCGGCGACCTGGTGAAAGTAGATACCGATAACGGAAAAGCAGAAACCGTTTGCCGGCTCGACGGTTTCGCGCGGGGCCTGTGCCGATGTGAAGACTACGTTTTCATCGGGCTGTCCCGCCTGCGGCAAAATTCTTCTACTTTTGCCAAACTGCCCTTCGCCCACCGCGCACAACAGGCGGGCATCGCCGTAGTGCACCTGCCCACCGGCGCCCTGAGCGGCATCATCCGCTACCAGGCTTCCGTCGACGAGATTTACGACGTGCGGGCGCTGCCCGGCCTGCGGCGGCCCAATATCCTGAATCCTTACGAAGCCCAGCACCGGCTGGGCCTGTCTACCCCGGAAGCTACCTATTGGGCTAATCCGAAAACAAAACAATAA
- the scpB gene encoding SMC-Scp complex subunit ScpB, translated as MERLAQHIESLIFSTDQPVTLQEIKSCLEEVLEANFAEEELLEAIGQLKERYEQDGYAFAINEIAEGYQFLTKPAFHNTVGAYLRQTTRKRLSRAALETLSIIAYKQPVTKTEMERIRGVSCDYSIQKLLEKELVAIVGRDEGPGRPLLYGTSDKFMDYFGLKSLRDLPKPKEFKESDFMIGEQAPIEEDVPEGSDDQLSEEE; from the coding sequence ATGGAGCGACTCGCACAACACATCGAAAGCCTGATCTTTTCCACCGACCAGCCCGTGACCCTGCAGGAGATCAAGAGCTGCCTGGAGGAGGTGCTGGAAGCCAACTTCGCCGAAGAGGAACTGCTGGAGGCCATCGGGCAACTGAAGGAACGCTACGAGCAGGACGGCTACGCTTTCGCCATCAACGAGATTGCCGAAGGGTACCAGTTTCTGACCAAGCCCGCTTTCCACAACACCGTAGGCGCCTATCTGCGGCAGACCACCCGCAAGCGGCTCTCACGGGCAGCGCTGGAAACCTTGTCCATCATCGCCTACAAGCAGCCGGTGACCAAAACGGAGATGGAGCGCATCCGAGGGGTGAGCTGCGATTATTCCATCCAAAAACTATTGGAAAAAGAGCTTGTTGCTATTGTAGGGCGCGACGAAGGGCCGGGGCGCCCCCTGCTCTACGGCACCAGCGACAAATTTATGGATTACTTCGGCCTGAAAAGCCTGCGCGACCTGCCCAAACCCAAGGAATTCAAAGAGTCTGACTTCATGATCGGCGAACAGGCGCCTATCGAGGAGGATGTGCCGGAGGGGAGTGATGACCAGTTATCTGAAGAGGAGTGA
- a CDS encoding pyrroloquinoline quinone biosynthesis protein PqqB encodes MTSVRWVTLLLFLFLSVSSLQGQDNAPFLLVLGIAQDAGYPQADCRKDCCRKAWEGELPPRKASCLALADPAAGRFWLIDATPDFREQLHEMEPYGQLSGILLTHAHMGHYTGLMHLGREAMGAKAVPVYAMPRMRAFLENNGPWEQLVQLRNIELRTLSADSTLTLSPTLHITPFLVPHRDEYSETVGFLIEGPARKALYIPDIDKWQLWERDIRELIRQVDVAFLDGTFFANGEIPGRDMSEIPHPFIEESLSLFGSLPAEERAKVRFIHFNHTNPALDAEGAAARRVREGGYNLAEEGNRAMLGE; translated from the coding sequence CTGACCAGCGTCAGATGGGTAACCCTCCTATTATTTTTGTTTCTGTCTGTTTCTTCCCTCCAGGGGCAAGATAACGCCCCTTTCCTCCTCGTCCTGGGCATCGCGCAGGACGCCGGCTACCCGCAGGCGGATTGCCGGAAAGACTGCTGCCGGAAGGCCTGGGAAGGGGAGTTGCCGCCTCGCAAAGCCAGCTGCCTGGCCCTGGCCGACCCCGCCGCCGGCCGCTTCTGGCTCATCGACGCCACGCCCGATTTCCGGGAGCAACTGCACGAGATGGAACCCTATGGGCAACTGTCTGGCATCCTGCTCACCCACGCCCACATGGGCCACTACACCGGCCTGATGCACCTGGGGCGGGAGGCGATGGGGGCAAAGGCCGTACCGGTTTATGCCATGCCGCGGATGCGGGCCTTCCTGGAAAACAACGGCCCCTGGGAACAGCTCGTACAGCTCCGCAACATCGAACTCCGGACCCTGTCCGCCGACAGCACCCTCACCCTCTCGCCCACTCTCCATATCACCCCTTTCCTGGTACCGCACCGCGACGAATACTCCGAAACGGTAGGTTTCCTCATCGAAGGCCCGGCCCGGAAAGCCCTCTATATTCCGGATATCGACAAATGGCAGTTGTGGGAGCGGGACATCCGGGAACTCATCCGGCAGGTGGATGTTGCCTTCCTGGATGGCACCTTCTTCGCCAACGGCGAGATTCCCGGCCGGGATATGAGCGAGATACCGCATCCCTTTATCGAGGAGAGCCTGTCCCTGTTCGGCAGCTTGCCGGCGGAGGAGCGGGCGAAGGTGCGCTTTATTCATTTCAATCATACGAATCCGGCGCTGGATGCGGAGGGGGCGGCGGCGCGGAGGGTTAGGGAAGGGGGGTATAATTTGGCAGAAGAAGGAAATAGGGCGATGTTGGGAGAATGA